TCTGGGTGACGCCCGATGCCGGGTCGAACGTCCGCTGCTCCAGCAGCAGCCGCCCCGCGCCGAGCAGCGACCAGCCGGTCTCCGTGAAGTCCCGGACCAGCAGGTCCCGGTGCATCGTCTCGACGACCAGCCGCCCACCCGGCCGCAGGACCCGCGCGACCTCGCCCAACACCCGCGTGTCCTCCTCGTCGCCGAGGTAGCCGAGCGACGTGTACAGGTTGAGCGCCGCGTCGAACGACGCGTCGGCGAACGGCAGCTCGCGGTAGTCGGCCTCGACGAACACGGGCGCCGCACCAGCCTCACCCGCCGCCCGCCGCTCCGCCTCCGCGAGCAGCGCCCGCGACCGATCCACACCCGTCACCGCGTACCCCGCCGCCGCCAACGGGATCGCATGCCGCCCGAACCCGCACGCCACATCCAGCAGCGCACCACCCTCCGGGCACCGCGCCAACCCGGCGGCCGCCTCGGCCTGCAGCCGCGCCTCGTCGCGCGGCTCCGCCGACCCGGCGTGCACGCGCAGGTAGAAGTCGCTGAAGAACGCGTCCCAGGTCTCCTGGGAGCTCGGGGTCCGACCGGCGGCCATGCCCCGAGCCTAGGACAACGTCAGTCCGCGCCGGGCATGAGCCCCGCCAGGACCAGCTCGGTCCCGCGGAGGTGCTCGGCCATGATGCGCACCGCGCCGTCCGGATCCTTCGCGCGGATCCGGGTCAGCAGCTGTGCGTGCTGGGCGTTGGCGTGCTCGAGGATCTCCGGTGGGTGGGCGATGTAGGAGATGAGGTCGGTCATCTGGCCCTGGGACTCGGTCGCCATCGCGACCAACCGCGGTGACTTGGTCGCCTCCGCCAGCCCGATGTGGAAGCGCACGTCGGCCTGGCGGTAGGCCGGGAAGTCCTCGGCCATGTCGTCCATCGCCACGACCAGCTCGTCGAGCGGCGCCAGCTCCTCCTCGACGGCCCGGACGGCGGCCAGCGACGCGATCCCCAGCTCGATCCCCAGCCGCACGTCGCACGCGCCGCGCCAGGACGCCAGCACCGCGCGCGACGGCGGGTCCAGCGGCGGCGGCCGCTCGGCGACGAACGTCCCGCCGCCGCGGCCCCGGACCGCATGGAGGTGCCCGGACTGCGCCAACGCGGTCAGAGCCTGCCGCAAGGTCGACCGCGAGATCTCCAGCCGCGTGCACAGCTCGCGCTCCGCCGGCAGCCGCGCGCCCGGCGCCAGCAGCCCCAGCTTGATCGCCGTTCCGAGCCGCTCCAGCGTCTCCTCGAACGCCGTCTGCGACCGCACCGGCGCGAAGACGGTCTCGAAGGACGGAAGTTCGGAGGAGGAAGTCGGAACGCTCATCTCAGCTCACAGGCGCTCGAACCCTCGCACCCGTTCCCAGTCGGTGACCGCCGCATCGTATGCGGCCAGCTCGACATCGGCCATGTTGACGTAGTGGGCGACCACCTCGTCGCCGAAAGCCGCGCGCGCGATCTCGCTGCTCGCGAACAGCTCGCGGGCCTCGCGCAGCGTCTTCGGGACGTGCTCCACACCCTCCGCGGTGTACGCGTTGCCCTCACAGACCGGCGGGAGCGTCAACGAGTTCTCGACCCCGTGCAGCCCCGCCGCGATCAGCCCCGCGATCGCCAGGTACGGGTTGACGTCGCCACCCGGCAGGCGGCACTCGAAGCGCTTGCCCGGCCCGTGGCCGACGACCCGGAACGCGCACGTCCGGTTGTCGTTGCCCCACGCGACCGCCGTCGGCGCGAACGACCCCGCGGCGAAGCGCTTGTAGGAGTTGATGTTCGGCGCGAGCAGCAGCGTCAGCTCGCGCAGCCCCGCGATCGCGCCCGCCAGGAACGACGAGAACAGCGCGTCGTCGCTCGCGAACACGTTGGCACCGTCGGCGTCGGCCAGCGACAGGTGCAGGTGGCACGAGTTGCCCTCGCGCGCGTCGTACTTGGCCATGAACGTGATCGCCTGGCCGTGCTGGGCCGCGATCTCCTTGGCGCCGTTCTTGAACACCACGTGCCGGTCGCACGTCGTCAGCGCGTCGGCGTAGTGGAAGTTGATCTCGTGCTGGCCGAAGTTGCACTCGCCCTTGGAGTCCTCGACGCTCATCCCCGCGCCGTGCATCGCGTTCCGGATCGATCGCAGCAGCGGCTCGACCCGGGCCGTGCCCAGGATCGAGTAGTCGACGTTGTAGCGGTTGGCCGGCGTCAGGCCGACGTAGCCGCGGTCCCATGCGTCCTCGTAGGAGTTCTCGAACAGGATGAACTCCAGCTCGCTGCCCGCGTTGGCCGTCCAGCCGCGCTCGGCCAGCCGCGCGAGCTGCCTGCGCAGGACCTGGCGCGGCGAGGCGACGACGT
The sequence above is a segment of the Conexibacter woesei Iso977N genome. Coding sequences within it:
- a CDS encoding class I SAM-dependent methyltransferase, giving the protein MAAGRTPSSQETWDAFFSDFYLRVHAGSAEPRDEARLQAEAAAGLARCPEGGALLDVACGFGRHAIPLAAAGYAVTGVDRSRALLAEAERRAAGEAGAAPVFVEADYRELPFADASFDAALNLYTSLGYLGDEEDTRVLGEVARVLRPGGRLVVETMHRDLLVRDFTETGWSLLGAGRLLLEQRTFDPASGVTQTTQTLIDKDGGRDSRTFEARVYTATELVHMLRAAGFVKTSCFGDLDGTPFGTATRLVIVATR
- a CDS encoding FadR/GntR family transcriptional regulator yields the protein MSVPTSSSELPSFETVFAPVRSQTAFEETLERLGTAIKLGLLAPGARLPAERELCTRLEISRSTLRQALTALAQSGHLHAVRGRGGGTFVAERPPPLDPPSRAVLASWRGACDVRLGIELGIASLAAVRAVEEELAPLDELVVAMDDMAEDFPAYRQADVRFHIGLAEATKSPRLVAMATESQGQMTDLISYIAHPPEILEHANAQHAQLLTRIRAKDPDGAVRIMAEHLRGTELVLAGLMPGAD
- a CDS encoding glutamine synthetase family protein, yielding MTLDELRAEVEAGRIDTVLLCLTDMQGRLQGKRMHAQFFVDEIVEHGAEACNYLLAVDVEMNTVDGYAMSSWSRGYGDFVMAPDLDTLTVVPWQEGTALCLVDLQWEDGSDVVASPRQVLRRQLARLAERGWTANAGSELEFILFENSYEDAWDRGYVGLTPANRYNVDYSILGTARVEPLLRSIRNAMHGAGMSVEDSKGECNFGQHEINFHYADALTTCDRHVVFKNGAKEIAAQHGQAITFMAKYDAREGNSCHLHLSLADADGANVFASDDALFSSFLAGAIAGLRELTLLLAPNINSYKRFAAGSFAPTAVAWGNDNRTCAFRVVGHGPGKRFECRLPGGDVNPYLAIAGLIAAGLHGVENSLTLPPVCEGNAYTAEGVEHVPKTLREARELFASSEIARAAFGDEVVAHYVNMADVELAAYDAAVTDWERVRGFERL